One genomic region from Mytilus trossulus isolate FHL-02 chromosome 9, PNRI_Mtr1.1.1.hap1, whole genome shotgun sequence encodes:
- the LOC134683414 gene encoding uncharacterized protein LOC134683414 isoform X3 produces MDIVKVLRKFREEEDPEMEDYDGKCLPTLSKAELTSIAKSKGVKLEELLLLGGIPDSRENMCKLLHFALQCTITIQESKEDEEAGPSNRPDPPRKKRKSNDATGMKALEDKIDKLEKMLEEKKTADEESDLERAKRDVKEEASKGPKVDIDVLHERLVILESLARKQNSDIKDKINLILNRFNSHKSNPSFAAALVLKLVCNREEESILDKEQKLMKNFGLTKNNDDVNTQGYGMFQPMPYNYGYNRFSYPQGPSPPRFSQQPRRSRPRTPLICYRCNKPGHMARDCLIPPPQN; encoded by the exons ATGGATATTGTAAAAGTGTTAAGAAAGTTTCGGGAAGAAGAAGATCCCGAAATGGAAGATTATGATGGGAAGTGTTTGCCGACCCTAAGTAAGGCAGAACTAACAAGTATTGCAAAGTCTAAAGGTGTAAAGTTAGAAGAACTATTACTGTTGGGTGGAATCCCGGATTCAAGGGAGAATATGTGCAAACTCCTGCATTTTGCACTTCAGTGTACCATTACTATTCAGGAGAGTAAAGAGGATGAAGAGGCTGGGCCATCTAACCGCCCGGATCCACCAAGAAAAAAGAGAAAGTCAAATGACGCAACTGGG ATGAAAGCCCTGGAGGACAAAATAGACAAACTGGAAAAGATGttagaagaaaagaaaacagcAGATGAGGAGTCAGATTTGGAAAGAGCCAAGCGGGACGTCAAAGAAGAGGCATCCAAGGGACCAAAGGTGGATATTGATGTTTTGCACGAGAGACTTGTAATCCTTGAAAGTTTAGCTAGAAAGCAAAACAGTGATATTAAAGACAAGATAAATTTAATCTTAAACCGATTCAACTCTCATAAGTCTAACCCATCTTTTGCTGCAGCACTTGTGCTAAAATTAGTCTGTAACAGAGAAGAAGAGAGCATTTTAGACAAAGAACAAAAACTTATGAAAAATTTCGGActgacaaaaaataatgatgatGTCAATACACAAGGGTATGGCATGTTTCAGCCAATGCCTTATAATTACGGTTACAATCGTTTTAGTTACCCACAAGGACCTTCACCTCCACGTTTTTCTCAACAACCACGAAGGTCAAGACCCCGCACACCATTGATATGTTATCGTTGCAATAAACCTGGTCATATGGCTAGAGATTGCCTTATCCCTCCACCCCAGAACTAG
- the LOC134683414 gene encoding uncharacterized protein LOC134683414 isoform X1 — protein MLAVPAAKLYTREMNSAISLGIKSKSGIALNGDLKDEITSWRFLDEWEGKLEWKRERHLSVTIFTDASTFKWGGVFEISDIKHTVGDSWEADMLSLPIMILEAYALLNVLKSFRDKIQGFRIDANVDNKALIYAWDNEGSRSSQLNSVIKDIFKFTIDSDIILNLYYIPSKQNLADAPSRTLTKCDATITKAIWQTIQEHFGGNSGHTLDLMALDSNSMKDKQGNILKHFTPFQSPLSLGINVFTQEINKQENCYVFPPFNLVLPVMTFLKENSCSYTIVIRAENTTPLWLPNFVNFISDAFVVGIKGQKDVLKYPTKKGYVSDRYGLPWNLWAVRVQNFISGSSYGKMLFLNNPTITSNFHFLCVGDSMIRFFLSDKKFRNPMVHVYSEGGGLIRNVQYNIQKMVDRYPPQTIFVHAGVNNLSKCYLYLNEFHQLSVAHHELESLTLLLENICKKFTHVQVIMSSIIITRDDYINIRSESLNATIKQLCIEHKWLFMDNVNIHSSHSRDNVHLNEDGQRILTNNVYSMLKCVSHVGI, from the coding sequence ATGTTAGCAGTCCCTGCAGCAAAGCTGTATACCCGCGAAATGAATAGTGCGATTTCTCTCGGTATAAAATCAAAGTCAGGCATAGCGTTAAATGGAGATCTCAAGGATGAAATTACGTCATGGCGTTTTCTAGATGAATGGGAAGGTAAATTAGAGTGGAAAAGGGAGAGACATTTATCAGTGACTATTTTTACAGATGCATCCACCTTTAAATGGGGTGGTGTTTTCGAGATTAGTGACATTAAACATACTGTAGGTGATTCGTGGGAGGCAGACATGCTTTCTCTGCCAATTATGATTCTAGAAGCATATGcgttattaaatgttttaaagtcaTTCAGAGACAAAATTCAGGGTTTTCGAATAGACGCAAATGTTGACAACAAAGCTTTGATATATGCGTGGGACAACGAGGGGTCAAGGTCATCCCAGTTGAATTCcgtaataaaagatattttcaaatttactatTGATTCTGACATTATTTTGAACCTGTACTATATACCGTCAAAACAAAACCTCGCTGACGCGCCTTCACGTACTTTAACAAAGTGTGACGCAACAATTACGAAAGCAATATGGCAGACTATTCAAGAGCATTTCGGAGGGAATTCTGGACATACTTTAGATCTCATGGCTCTGGACTCAAATAGCATGAAAGACAAACAAGGAaatattctaaaacattttacaCCTTTTCAATCTCCTCTGTCCTTGGGTATAAACGTTTTCACACAAGAGATTAACAAACAGGAAAACTGTTACGTATTTCCACCTTTCAATCTAGTTCTACCAGTTATGacttttttgaaagaaaacagTTGTAGTTATACTATTGTGATAAGAGCGGAGAACACTACGCCTTTATGGCTGCCTAATTTCGTAAATTTCATAAGTGATGCATTTGTTGTAGGCATCAAAGGtcaaaaagatgttttaaagtACCCGACGAAAAAAGGCTATGTGTCCGATAGATATGGTTTACCATGGAATTTATGGGCGGTAAGGGTGCAGAATTTCATTTCCGGTTCATCTTATGGGAAAATGCTTTTTCTAAATAACCCTACGATTACttccaattttcattttttgtgtgtCGGTGATTCAatgatcagattttttttatcagataagAAATTCAGGAACCCTATGGTACATGTTTATTCAGAAGGTGGAGGCCTTATTCGTAATGTACAGTACAACATTCAAAAGATGGTCGATAGATATCCACCACAAACCATTTTTGTGCATGCTGGTGTGAATAATTTGAGTAAAtgttatttgtatttgaatGAATTTCACCAATTATCTGTAGCACATCATGAGCTTGAATCTTTAACATTGTTGTTAGAAAACATTTGTAAGAAATTTACGCATGTACAAGTTATAATGTCATCAATAATTATCACTAGAGACGATTACATTAATATAAGATCAGAGAGTTTAAAtgcaacaataaaacaattatgcaTAGAACATAAGTGGTTATTCATGGACAATGTAAACATTCACAGTTCACATTCAAGGGATAATGTCCATTTGAATGAGGATGGCCAGCGTATATTGACAAATAATGTATATAGTATGTTAAAATGTGTATCCCATGTAGGAATTTAG
- the LOC134683414 gene encoding uncharacterized protein LOC134683414 isoform X2 has product MDIVKVLRKFREEEDPEMEDYDGKCLPTLSKAELTSIAKSKGVKLEELLLLGGIPDSRENMCKLLHFALQCTITIQESKEDEEAGPSNRPDPPRKKRKSNDATGMKALEDKIDKLEKMLEEKKTADEESDLERAKRDVKEEASKGPKENFRMKPWEKNVIFDSDPTNEFIRLASYVNLEGKLLSEKELQIKPDSAEESFSASLIKGQDPSIDNLVFLNPNSFKAGQIHTRVDQWKHIMCNSSQTKEVLDWIENGVNIHNYITIFKGKFWGEKYDHEFPPPRMFNNSNSCIPFIDFITKTITERLRNGSLECVGKVGIVQPPHIVAPLTVEPTKPRLCVNLMYLNNWIKSVPFNLDTLKDIPRIVKTGAYFTSIDDKSGFDNVRLSEESFNLVGFQGGGYYYRCKTLPFGFKLSSYIYHTLNMQPTSYIRKHFSIPIFLYIDDRLVEEVRSEGIEPGIPSALLANYIVCEILTRLGYCLNLTKTIFVPTQSPVFFRI; this is encoded by the exons ATGGATATTGTAAAAGTGTTAAGAAAGTTTCGGGAAGAAGAAGATCCCGAAATGGAAGATTATGATGGGAAGTGTTTGCCGACCCTAAGTAAGGCAGAACTAACAAGTATTGCAAAGTCTAAAGGTGTAAAGTTAGAAGAACTATTACTGTTGGGTGGAATCCCGGATTCAAGGGAGAATATGTGCAAACTCCTGCATTTTGCACTTCAGTGTACCATTACTATTCAGGAGAGTAAAGAGGATGAAGAGGCTGGGCCATCTAACCGCCCGGATCCACCAAGAAAAAAGAGAAAGTCAAATGACGCAACTGGG ATGAAAGCCCTGGAGGACAAAATAGACAAACTGGAAAAGATGttagaagaaaagaaaacagcAGATGAGGAGTCAGATTTGGAAAGAGCCAAGCGGGACGTCAAAGAAGAGGCATCCAAGGGACCAAAG gAAAATTTTCGAATGAAACCATGGGAAAAAAATGTGATCTTTGATAGCGACCCGACCAATGAATTTATTAGATTAGCATCGTATGTCAATTTAGAGGGGAAACTTTTAAGTGAAAAGGAGTTACAAATTAAGCCAGATTCAGCGGAAGAATCATTTAGTGCATCATTGATAAAAGGTCAGGATCCGTCGATTGACAATTTAGTCTTTTTAAACCCAAATTCTTTTAAGGCAGGGCAAATTCATACGCGTGTAGATCAATGGAAGCATATTATGTGTAATTCGTCGCAAACTAAGGAAGTCTTAGATTGGATAGAAAACGGGGTAaacatacataattatataacGATTTTCAAAGGGAAATTTTGGGGAGAAAAGTATGACCACGAATTTCCTCCACCAAGAATGTTTAACAATTCGAACAGTTGTAttccttttattgattttataactAAGACGATCACAGAGAGATTACGAAATGGATCACTTGAATGTGTAGGAAAAGTGGGTATAGTACAACCACCGCATATAGTAGCCCCTTTAACAGTAGAACCAACAAAACCTCGACTTTGTGTGAACCTTATGTATCTCAATAATTGGATCAAAAGCGTACCATTCAACTTAGATACTTTAAAAGATATTCCCCGGATAGTTAAAACAGGTGCTTATTTCACATCAATAGACGATAAATCTGGGTTTGATAATGTTCGGTTATCAGAGGAGTCATTCAATCTTGTTGGTTTTCAGGGGGGAGGATATTATTATCGGTGTAAGACCCTACCTTTTGGATTCAAATTGTCAAGCTACATATACCATACTTTGAATATGCAACCTACCTCTTATATACGAAAACATTTTTCTATACCTATATTTCTGTACATTGACGACAGACTGGTAGAAGAAGTTCGAAGTGAAGGGATAGAACCCGGTATACCAAGCGCTTTGTTAGCAAATTACATTGTATGTGAAATATTAACCAGGCTCGGATACTGTttgaatttaacaaagactatattTGTACCTACACAATCGCCAGTTTTTTTTAGGATTTAA